A single genomic interval of Legionella israelensis harbors:
- a CDS encoding ISAs1 family transposase → MLESTRKFGKNQYLFHCFLSIEDPRVGGRCTYSLLTILIIVLCGLICGCDSWKAMEIFARSRKRWLSQFIDVSEGLPSHHTLARVFSLIDPLEFERCLSSWIEGISQFFMDELIAIDGKTSRGSSYQRGHKKATHLVNAYSARLSVTLGSTVTPDKSNEIKGIPILLKALSIKDKVITIDAMGTQKGIANLIRLKQAHYVLALKKNHKRMHRKVDNLFQKADSLNYKAMVYQQKDTNNYDHSRFEERTYTVLPAMYLPSCGQQWKDLSAYIRVQSTRHLPTGDIETATRYYMTSLPYKKHNLMRQAIRDHWKIENGLHYKLDVGMNEDQCPIYRGYADRNLSIMRKIVLKLLTQDTSNQDGIALKRMKAALSTQYLKKVIGF, encoded by the coding sequence GTGTTAGAAAGTACGCGTAAATTTGGAAAAAATCAATATTTGTTTCATTGTTTCCTATCCATTGAGGACCCACGTGTTGGAGGGCGTTGCACGTATTCACTTTTAACGATACTGATTATTGTTTTATGCGGATTAATATGTGGCTGTGACAGTTGGAAAGCCATGGAGATTTTTGCCAGGAGCCGCAAGCGCTGGTTAAGCCAATTTATTGACGTCAGTGAAGGTTTGCCAAGCCATCACACATTGGCACGGGTATTTTCTCTGATTGACCCTTTAGAATTTGAGCGTTGTTTAAGTTCATGGATAGAAGGAATCAGTCAATTTTTTATGGATGAGCTGATTGCGATTGATGGTAAGACAAGTCGTGGCTCCTCTTATCAAAGGGGCCATAAGAAGGCGACCCATCTGGTGAATGCTTACTCCGCACGCTTATCCGTGACCCTTGGCAGCACGGTTACACCTGACAAGTCTAATGAAATAAAGGGGATACCTATACTATTAAAGGCGCTCAGTATCAAAGATAAGGTGATAACGATTGATGCAATGGGAACGCAAAAGGGAATTGCCAATTTAATACGTCTCAAACAAGCTCATTATGTGCTTGCTTTAAAAAAGAATCATAAACGCATGCACCGGAAAGTGGATAATCTCTTTCAAAAAGCGGACTCCCTAAATTACAAGGCCATGGTTTACCAACAAAAAGACACCAATAATTATGACCACAGCCGTTTTGAAGAAAGAACATACACCGTATTACCAGCCATGTACCTTCCTTCCTGCGGTCAACAATGGAAAGATTTAAGCGCCTATATCCGTGTGCAATCCACGCGGCATCTACCCACAGGAGACATTGAAACGGCTACACGTTACTACATGACATCCCTGCCTTATAAAAAACACAACTTAATGCGTCAGGCAATTCGCGACCATTGGAAAATAGAAAATGGCTTGCACTACAAGTTAGATGTCGGTATGAACGAAGATCAATGCCCCATATATCGCGGCTATGCAGATAGAAATTTGAGCATTATGCGTAAAATAGTCCTTAAATTATTAACCCAGGATACTTCAAACCAAGATGGCATTGCTTTAAAACGAATGAAAGCTGCCCTTTCTACTCAATATTTGAAAAAAGTGATTGGATTTTGA
- a CDS encoding virulence RhuM family protein, translating into MSEIVIYTSKDGHIELDVNVVDEIIWLSQQQIADLFGTQRPAITKHLRNIFSSKELDENSVCSILERTASDGKRYSTKFYNLDAILSVGYGVNSNQATQFRIWATEVLKQHLVRGYTTYDKRLSERGLQELQQTVELLQKTLINHELVNDLGREAIQIILTYTKTWDLLLAYDEGELSLPNICSFFVEAEYMKIIVSQRVISSIPSLI; encoded by the coding sequence GTGTCGGAAATTGTTATATACACCTCAAAAGATGGCCATATAGAATTAGATGTCAATGTTGTTGATGAGATCATATGGCTTTCTCAGCAACAAATAGCTGATTTATTTGGTACCCAGCGTCCTGCTATTACAAAACACTTGAGAAATATATTTAGTTCCAAGGAGTTAGACGAAAATTCAGTATGTTCCATTTTGGAACGTACTGCCAGTGACGGTAAGAGATATAGCACAAAGTTTTATAATTTGGATGCTATTCTATCTGTGGGCTATGGAGTGAACTCAAATCAAGCTACACAATTTCGCATATGGGCAACAGAAGTACTTAAACAACATTTGGTTCGTGGATATACAACCTATGATAAAAGACTATCTGAACGAGGATTGCAAGAATTACAACAAACCGTTGAACTGTTACAAAAAACTTTAATCAATCATGAATTGGTAAATGATCTTGGTCGGGAAGCCATTCAAATCATATTAACTTATACTAAAACCTGGGATTTGCTCTTGGCTTATGACGAAGGTGAGCTCTCGTTGCCAAATATATGCTCCTTTTTTGTCGAAGCTGAGTATATGAAAATCATTGTAAGTCAGCGAGTTATTTCTTCTATCCCTTCCTTAATTTAA
- the tnpA gene encoding IS66 family insertion sequence element accessory protein TnpA, giving the protein MTDNPKRSRREFWQSHNDSWEVSGLTQAVYCEQQGISHSAFCYWRGRLRPKASKAQRTSPHFLAVKSAVEPTSANTPYEPAIQLMLPNGVRLGISGQTDKVILREVLTFAGAL; this is encoded by the coding sequence ATGACAGACAATCCGAAAAGATCACGACGCGAATTTTGGCAATCTCATAATGACTCATGGGAAGTCAGTGGTTTAACCCAAGCTGTTTACTGTGAACAGCAAGGCATAAGTCATTCAGCGTTTTGTTATTGGCGAGGACGTCTTCGTCCTAAAGCTTCAAAAGCGCAGAGAACATCCCCTCATTTTCTAGCGGTTAAGTCAGCTGTTGAACCTACTTCGGCAAACACGCCCTATGAGCCGGCCATTCAGTTAATGTTGCCAAATGGTGTACGCCTTGGAATCAGCGGTCAGACCGACAAAGTCATTTTACGTGAAGTTTTAACGTTTGCAGGGGCGTTATAA
- the tnpB gene encoding IS66 family insertion sequence element accessory protein TnpB (TnpB, as the term is used for proteins encoded by IS66 family insertion elements, is considered an accessory protein, since TnpC, encoded by a neighboring gene, is a DDE family transposase.) — MLRLPETTAIYVATTPVDFRKAINGLAAMVIEEFESPANDGSVYVFYNRSRDRVKCLFWDKNGFVLYHKRLERGKFKMEKTSTQLEAITHQQLDWLLAGLEFKLMSEFPMLDFKHYF, encoded by the coding sequence ATGTTGCGCTTACCGGAAACGACAGCGATTTATGTTGCAACAACACCTGTTGATTTCAGAAAAGCCATTAATGGCTTGGCTGCCATGGTGATTGAGGAATTTGAATCGCCGGCGAACGATGGTTCTGTTTACGTTTTTTATAATCGTAGCCGTGACAGGGTTAAGTGTTTGTTTTGGGATAAGAATGGTTTTGTGCTTTATCACAAGCGCTTAGAGCGTGGAAAATTTAAGATGGAGAAGACGTCAACCCAGCTTGAAGCCATTACTCACCAACAGTTGGACTGGTTGTTGGCGGGGCTTGAATTTAAGTTGATGTCTGAATTTCCCATGCTTGATTTCAAGCATTATTTTTAA
- the tnpC gene encoding IS66 family transposase produces MKQQSDLTVEQLREENARLLALLAQQESTIETLRHQLHLFRNARFGRKSEKGVVPEQMALQFDEAEPSSEQDESTVEPSQTETITYTRAKKGTGRKALPKSLPYVEQIHDLSDEEKHCDCGCELTHIGDDISEQLDVVPQMTFRVVHVRKKYACKTCEETIQTAKLPKQPIPQSIASSGLLAAVIDAKFNRHMPLYRQEAMFKEAGIPVTRATLCNWVVKAADLLTPLVKLMVAAIHDYDIAYADETPVQVLKQKNKPPTSKSYMWLFIGGPPDKRCYVYQYHPSRTHQIPADFFSDFSGYLHADCYGGYVALDKEDHVTHVACMAHARRYFVDVVKLAGKKKGIAHKVLTYFTELYQLEASLKEAKAAPDDIYQARQKEAKPILDELKDFVEDKKINIPPKSPLGKAVHYLLTHWVALKRYLDDGRLEIDNNRTERSIKPFVIGRKNWLFHGNETGAKAGAILYSLIETCKQHQVDAFAWLKYALTNIQYAETIEQLEALLPFHVNPSELENMRSLPALEMPEKSGVN; encoded by the coding sequence ATGAAACAACAATCTGACTTAACAGTAGAGCAATTACGCGAAGAAAATGCGCGTTTGTTGGCATTGTTGGCTCAGCAGGAAAGCACTATCGAAACGCTTCGCCACCAGCTGCACTTATTCCGTAATGCACGCTTTGGCCGCAAAAGCGAAAAAGGTGTCGTGCCGGAACAAATGGCATTGCAATTTGACGAAGCAGAGCCATCCAGTGAACAGGATGAATCGACTGTTGAGCCTTCTCAAACTGAAACCATTACCTATACCCGTGCTAAAAAAGGCACAGGCCGCAAAGCACTGCCCAAGTCATTACCCTATGTTGAGCAGATTCATGACTTAAGCGATGAAGAAAAACATTGCGACTGTGGTTGTGAGTTAACTCATATTGGTGACGACATCTCAGAACAACTGGATGTTGTACCGCAAATGACCTTCCGTGTGGTTCATGTTCGTAAAAAATACGCTTGCAAGACATGTGAAGAAACCATTCAAACGGCCAAACTGCCGAAACAACCTATTCCACAAAGCATTGCATCGTCTGGTTTACTGGCAGCAGTGATTGATGCCAAGTTTAACCGCCACATGCCGCTTTATCGCCAGGAGGCGATGTTTAAAGAAGCGGGCATTCCCGTTACCAGAGCAACGCTTTGCAACTGGGTGGTAAAAGCCGCTGATTTATTAACGCCGCTGGTTAAACTCATGGTTGCGGCCATTCACGATTATGACATCGCTTATGCGGATGAAACACCCGTGCAGGTGCTCAAGCAGAAAAACAAACCGCCAACATCAAAATCCTATATGTGGCTATTCATTGGCGGTCCACCGGATAAACGCTGTTATGTTTATCAGTACCATCCGTCACGCACTCACCAGATACCGGCTGATTTCTTTTCCGACTTCAGCGGCTACCTGCATGCTGACTGTTATGGTGGTTATGTCGCTTTAGACAAAGAAGACCATGTTACCCATGTTGCCTGTATGGCGCACGCCAGAAGGTATTTTGTCGATGTGGTCAAACTTGCCGGCAAGAAAAAAGGCATTGCCCATAAAGTCTTGACCTATTTTACCGAGCTTTATCAGCTGGAAGCTTCCCTCAAAGAGGCAAAGGCTGCACCAGACGATATTTATCAGGCAAGACAAAAAGAGGCCAAACCTATTCTTGATGAACTCAAAGACTTTGTTGAAGATAAAAAAATCAATATCCCACCGAAAAGCCCATTGGGCAAAGCCGTTCATTACCTGTTGACGCACTGGGTTGCGCTCAAACGATACCTTGACGATGGCCGTCTCGAAATAGATAACAACCGAACAGAGCGCTCCATTAAACCTTTCGTCATCGGACGAAAAAACTGGCTCTTTCATGGCAACGAAACGGGCGCCAAAGCAGGTGCTATCCTCTATTCCCTCATCGAAACCTGTAAGCAACACCAGGTTGATGCTTTCGCATGGTTGAAATACGCACTGACCAACATCCAATATGCTGAAACCATCGAACAGCTCGAAGCTTTGCTGCCCTTTCATGTAAACCCTTCCGAACTTGAAAACATGCGCAGCTTACCTGCTTTGGAAATGCCTGAGAAGAGTGGGGTTAATTAA
- the rhuM gene encoding RhuM family protein has product MNSNQATQFRIWATQVLKEHLIRGYTTYDKRLSERGIGELQQTVELLQKTLINHELVNDLGQEAIQIILSYELTYQAALSAIESLKKAVLCFYFISNHNLYRLSSMKTV; this is encoded by the coding sequence GTGAACTCAAATCAGGCAACACAATTCCGCATATGGGCAACCCAAGTACTCAAAGAGCATCTGATTCGCGGATACACGACTTATGACAAAAGGCTATCTGAGCGAGGTATAGGTGAATTACAGCAAACTGTAGAGTTATTACAGAAAACATTAATAAATCACGAATTAGTGAATGATCTAGGCCAAGAAGCAATTCAAATTATACTGTCTTATGAGTTAACTTATCAAGCTGCATTGTCAGCGATTGAGTCATTAAAGAAGGCAGTTTTATGTTTCTACTTTATCTCAAATCACAATCTTTACCGATTAAGTTCAATGAAAACGGTTTAA
- a CDS encoding F-box protein: MTKITDLPTDPILEIFQFMSPKDVVHFLSTNKQYRQFDESPNFWKVMLKIHFPDYPVSSENKELDFKKVFKSCYKSLVPESKYHAVMNIKESPDCDKDMEPGKFFQQLVTLFNQNINQTNPGPHIHIAENGKPLSSHTVVGGGFHAILELALPENFSLEFESCNGLYIPKEQITIDNIVSCDDTVNPLRKAAQEPAKDMDLDVMKSLLKGISIKTKQQMNYFLADKSRLVSGLFKKATGQEKTNVELNKEMEKIIEESKSVMDLLKGVHTISQQAYESAFGNFTKGLKDFFNAIGIKNYDRKDSMLDFLKKCQEYELISTVPLESFPAASK; the protein is encoded by the coding sequence ATGACAAAAATCACAGACCTGCCAACTGACCCAATTTTAGAGATATTTCAATTCATGTCTCCAAAAGATGTTGTCCATTTTCTCTCAACAAACAAACAATATAGACAATTTGATGAAAGTCCTAATTTTTGGAAAGTCATGTTAAAGATACATTTTCCTGATTACCCGGTTTCATCAGAAAACAAAGAACTTGACTTCAAAAAAGTTTTTAAGTCCTGTTACAAAAGCCTTGTACCCGAAAGTAAATATCACGCTGTAATGAATATAAAGGAATCTCCAGATTGTGATAAAGATATGGAGCCAGGAAAGTTTTTTCAACAGTTGGTCACTTTATTTAACCAAAACATCAATCAAACCAATCCAGGTCCTCATATACATATTGCTGAAAATGGAAAACCTTTATCTAGTCATACCGTAGTTGGCGGCGGTTTTCATGCCATTTTAGAATTAGCTTTACCGGAAAATTTTAGCTTGGAATTTGAATCATGTAATGGGCTCTACATTCCTAAAGAACAAATTACTATAGACAATATTGTATCTTGCGACGACACAGTTAATCCTTTGCGAAAAGCAGCGCAGGAGCCGGCTAAAGACATGGACTTGGATGTAATGAAATCTTTATTAAAAGGGATATCGATTAAAACAAAACAACAAATGAACTATTTTCTTGCAGACAAATCAAGGTTGGTCAGCGGCTTATTTAAAAAAGCTACAGGTCAGGAAAAAACAAACGTTGAGCTTAATAAAGAGATGGAGAAAATAATTGAAGAATCCAAGAGCGTCATGGATTTATTAAAAGGTGTCCACACCATCTCTCAACAAGCCTATGAATCTGCTTTTGGAAATTTCACCAAAGGGTTAAAAGATTTCTTTAATGCCATTGGAATCAAAAATTATGATAGAAAGGATTCCATGCTTGATTTTCTGAAAAAATGCCAGGAATATGAACTGATTTCAACGGTGCCACTTGAATCATTCCCAGCGGCATCAAAATAA
- a CDS encoding transposase, with the protein MSRFVIDDKMWIKLEELLPAPKGRHGENDRLFIEAVCWIIRTGAPWRDLPPDYGKWQSVYGRYNRWVKKGNFNGILEILKKRWRSRMAHDGW; encoded by the coding sequence ATGTCAAGATTTGTTATTGATGACAAAATGTGGATCAAATTAGAAGAATTACTTCCTGCTCCGAAAGGTCGCCATGGGGAAAATGATCGATTATTTATTGAAGCAGTTTGTTGGATAATCAGGACTGGTGCGCCCTGGAGAGATTTACCGCCAGATTATGGGAAATGGCAAAGTGTTTACGGTCGTTACAATAGGTGGGTAAAAAAGGGAAATTTCAATGGAATTCTTGAAATTTTAAAAAAAAGATGGCGATCACGAATGGCACATGATGGATGGTAG
- a CDS encoding IS5 family transposase: MMDGSIVRAHQHAAGAIGGQDYQALGRCRGGFSSKIHAKVDSFGLPLGFILTGGQEHEIKMAKDLLSEDKSEYLLADRAYDSNEFREELARRGVETVIPSKKNRYLFIEHDAHIYKERNHIERFFNRIKGFRRIATRYDKTAAMFLGALTVISILLWLKL, translated from the coding sequence ATGATGGATGGTAGTATTGTTAGGGCACATCAACATGCGGCAGGTGCGATAGGGGGTCAGGACTATCAAGCACTTGGACGGTGTCGCGGCGGATTTAGCTCGAAAATTCATGCAAAAGTAGATTCATTTGGGCTCCCATTAGGATTTATATTAACCGGTGGCCAAGAACATGAAATAAAGATGGCGAAAGATTTATTGAGTGAAGATAAAAGTGAATATTTATTAGCTGATCGCGCTTACGATAGCAATGAATTTAGAGAAGAGTTGGCAAGGCGCGGAGTTGAGACCGTTATTCCAAGTAAAAAGAACCGATACCTTTTTATTGAGCATGACGCTCATATTTATAAAGAAAGGAATCATATCGAGCGATTTTTTAACAGAATCAAAGGGTTCAGAAGAATTGCTACGCGGTATGATAAAACTGCCGCCATGTTTTTAGGTGCTTTAACTGTGATAAGTATTTTGCTGTGGCTGAAACTTTAA
- a CDS encoding GIY-YIG nuclease family protein yields the protein MKKYLVYIFQNGTLYTGYTDNLEKRYKAHQSGTGSEYTSTSSFKYIDQ from the coding sequence ATGAAGAAATATTTGGTGTATATTTTTCAAAATGGAACTTTATATACTGGCTATACTGATAATTTAGAAAAAAGGTATAAGGCCCATCAAAGTGGAACTGGTAGCGAATACACTAGCACCTCATCCTTTAAATATATAGATCAATAA